One window from the genome of Desulfolucanica intricata encodes:
- the pepF gene encoding oligoendopeptidase F has translation MSELSKEKYTWDLSAIYRSGEEWEETLKNIPQLVSQITEMKGNITISAQNLLNTLNTVEKLSISLARAYSFARLSFDTNMGDSISKNRYERIDSIATQVNEQLAFIEPELLKMDENKFQIYKNEEPELNKYSFKFEKLFRMKKHILSPEMEELMTKLDSLGRSFKKVFDDLVVNDLTFPDVTGESEKKIEANEANYLKCLTSQDRVLRENYFKGLLNTYGSHQNSIASIYYGSVKHDIFEANTRKYNSSRDMALTSNFIPVEVYDNLINTVRNNVDKLQQYLNLRKKALGLDEIHFYDLFVPVVKDLSKSYSFEEAKDLVLDALAVLGNDYTDILKRAFDERWIDVYPAKGKRSGAYAIGIYGSHPYSLLNFTGNLEDVFTLAHELGHVMHSYYSNENQPYINSQYSIFTAEVASTVNETLLFNHLLSKINSPEEKANLLSMHLDSLRSTLYRQTFFADFEKQVHELVEKDQPLIPDILGSLYKKLYELYYGKDFVTDEELSYEWARIPHFYTAFYVYQYSTGISAAISIAKRIQNEGEPALAGYKDFLKSGGSDYPINLLKKAGVDMSSPQPILDAIKDFEQSVQQLSSILGISV, from the coding sequence ATGAGCGAATTATCAAAAGAAAAATACACTTGGGATCTGTCGGCTATTTATCGGTCAGGTGAGGAATGGGAAGAAACCTTAAAAAATATACCTCAACTTGTATCCCAAATTACCGAAATGAAAGGTAATATAACTATATCAGCACAAAATTTATTAAACACTCTAAATACCGTAGAAAAGCTCTCAATAAGCTTGGCTCGGGCATATAGTTTTGCAAGATTATCTTTTGATACAAATATGGGTGACAGTATCTCAAAAAACCGCTATGAAAGAATAGATTCAATAGCTACACAAGTTAACGAACAGTTGGCTTTTATAGAGCCCGAACTACTAAAAATGGACGAAAATAAGTTTCAGATTTACAAAAATGAAGAACCAGAACTTAATAAATATTCTTTTAAATTTGAAAAATTGTTTCGAATGAAGAAGCACATTCTTTCCCCGGAAATGGAAGAATTAATGACTAAATTGGATTCCTTAGGTCGTTCTTTTAAAAAGGTATTTGATGATCTTGTTGTAAACGACCTTACCTTTCCTGACGTAACAGGAGAAAGTGAAAAGAAAATTGAAGCCAATGAGGCTAATTATCTGAAATGTTTAACTTCTCAAGACCGTGTTTTACGTGAAAACTACTTTAAGGGATTACTTAATACCTACGGCTCACATCAGAACTCTATAGCATCCATCTACTACGGATCAGTCAAACACGATATTTTTGAGGCCAATACAAGAAAATATAACTCTTCCAGGGATATGGCACTTACTAGTAATTTCATACCTGTGGAGGTCTATGACAATTTAATAAACACTGTTCGCAATAATGTTGATAAATTACAACAGTATCTAAATCTGCGTAAGAAAGCCCTTGGGCTGGATGAAATTCATTTTTATGATTTATTTGTTCCGGTAGTGAAAGATTTAAGCAAGTCGTATTCCTTTGAAGAGGCCAAGGATCTCGTTCTTGATGCCTTAGCTGTTTTAGGAAATGATTACACTGATATACTTAAGCGAGCTTTCGACGAAAGATGGATTGATGTTTATCCGGCTAAAGGCAAAAGATCAGGCGCCTATGCCATAGGTATTTATGGTTCTCACCCTTATTCCCTGCTGAACTTTACAGGTAACCTTGAGGACGTTTTTACACTGGCCCATGAACTGGGACATGTTATGCACAGTTATTACAGCAACGAAAATCAGCCCTATATTAATTCTCAGTATTCTATTTTCACAGCCGAAGTAGCTTCTACAGTCAATGAAACACTGCTATTTAATCACTTACTATCAAAAATAAATTCCCCGGAGGAAAAGGCTAATTTATTAAGCATGCACCTGGATAGTCTTCGTTCCACCCTATACAGACAAACATTTTTTGCTGACTTTGAAAAACAAGTACATGAGTTGGTGGAGAAGGACCAGCCGTTAATCCCTGATATCTTAGGGTCTCTCTACAAAAAACTATATGAACTTTATTACGGAAAAGATTTTGTTACCGATGAAGAATTGAGCTATGAATGGGCAAGAATTCCTCATTTCTACACCGCCTTTTATGTCTATCAATATTCTACCGGAATATCAGCAGCCATAAGTATTGCTAAACGAATTCAAAATGAAGGTGAGCCCGCTCTGGCCGGTTATAAAGATTTTTTAAAGTCCGGTGGCTCGGATTACCCTATAAATCTACTTAAAAAAGCTGGAGTAGATATGTCTTCACCCCAACCTATTCTAGATGCTATAAAGGATTTTGAGCAGTCAGTACAACAGTTAAGTTCAATACTGGGCATTTCTGTTTAA
- a CDS encoding DNA topoisomerase III: MKSLVLAEKPSVAREIALVLGCKDKRKGYIEGSKYIVTWALGHLVTLAEPEEYDEKYKTWRIEDLPMLPTKFKTTVIKKTRAQFYTISKIMKRNDVGELIIATDAGREGELVARWIMKEGKWKKPFKRLWVSSLTDEAIREGFANLKPGTAYNKLYDSAVSRAEADWLIGLNVTRALTTKYNAQLSAGRVQTPTLAMIVNRELEIKNFRPTDYWTVQVNFGKFFGDWQDRTGKYSRILDNARAEEIADKVKGKTGEIINIKTQDKNEPPPLAYDLTELQRDANKRFGYSAHKTLSVLQNLYEKYKVVTYPRTDSRYLTSDIVPTLMQRLKCIAVGPYVELIKPLTGKSLRITKRLVDNSKVTDHHAIIPTTEKVNLQAFTTEEKNIYDLIARRFISVFYPSLKYQQTTINSHVEGEFFYSSGKIIKDPGWKTVYNGELNKTVNDEEEAKVEQNLPQLKKGDKIKVQSCKIIKGQTKPPSRYTEATLLSAMEHPGKFIEDEELRETLKHSGLGTPATRAEIIEKIISANYVERQGKELVPTSKGIQLIKLVPPELKLPELTAKWEQQLNDISQGKASPQKFIAGIREYTQELVSNIIESTNTFKQDNITGNRCPKCNQFLLSVKTKRGRSLVCPDRNCGHRQLEAVTTNKRCPQCKKRKMEIREGKNGKIIACTNCRYQEKYVPEQKREARVNIKAYSNSKPLATSLAELANFKFINKNEKD; encoded by the coding sequence ATGAAATCACTTGTTCTAGCTGAGAAACCAAGCGTTGCTCGGGAGATAGCCTTGGTTTTAGGTTGTAAGGATAAAAGAAAAGGTTATATTGAAGGTTCAAAATACATTGTAACTTGGGCTCTTGGACATCTGGTAACTCTGGCTGAACCAGAAGAGTATGATGAAAAATACAAAACCTGGCGAATTGAAGATTTGCCCATGCTGCCTACTAAATTTAAAACAACAGTTATTAAAAAAACAAGAGCTCAATTCTATACCATAAGCAAAATTATGAAACGCAATGATGTGGGTGAATTGATTATTGCTACGGATGCCGGTCGTGAAGGAGAATTGGTTGCCAGGTGGATTATGAAAGAAGGTAAGTGGAAAAAACCATTCAAACGACTTTGGGTGTCATCACTGACTGATGAGGCAATTAGAGAAGGTTTTGCTAATTTGAAGCCCGGTACTGCTTATAATAAATTATATGACTCGGCAGTATCCAGGGCAGAGGCCGACTGGCTCATTGGATTAAATGTCACCCGGGCTCTAACCACAAAGTATAATGCCCAGTTATCAGCCGGGCGGGTTCAGACACCTACCCTGGCCATGATTGTTAATAGAGAACTTGAAATTAAAAACTTTAGACCTACCGACTATTGGACAGTGCAAGTTAACTTTGGAAAGTTTTTTGGGGACTGGCAAGATAGGACTGGAAAATACAGCCGTATCCTAGATAATGCCCGGGCCGAAGAAATAGCTGATAAAGTAAAAGGAAAAACGGGAGAAATAATTAATATAAAAACACAAGACAAAAATGAACCACCGCCGCTGGCTTATGATCTTACCGAGTTACAGAGAGATGCCAATAAAAGATTTGGTTATTCTGCTCACAAAACCCTGTCAGTCTTACAAAATCTTTATGAAAAGTATAAAGTAGTAACCTATCCCAGAACCGACTCTCGCTACCTAACCTCAGATATTGTACCAACACTAATGCAAAGGCTTAAATGTATCGCAGTCGGACCCTATGTAGAGCTTATCAAACCATTAACCGGAAAATCCTTAAGAATCACTAAAAGACTGGTGGACAACAGCAAAGTCACGGATCACCATGCCATAATTCCTACGACCGAGAAAGTAAATTTACAAGCCTTTACAACCGAGGAGAAAAACATATATGACCTAATTGCCAGGCGTTTTATTTCGGTATTCTATCCGTCACTTAAATATCAGCAAACAACAATTAATAGCCATGTTGAAGGTGAATTTTTTTATTCCAGCGGTAAAATTATAAAAGATCCGGGGTGGAAAACCGTTTACAACGGGGAATTAAACAAAACAGTGAATGATGAGGAAGAAGCTAAAGTGGAACAAAATCTTCCTCAATTAAAAAAAGGAGATAAAATTAAAGTACAGTCTTGTAAAATAATCAAAGGGCAAACTAAACCGCCGTCTCGATATACTGAAGCCACACTACTCTCGGCAATGGAACATCCGGGTAAATTTATAGAAGACGAAGAATTACGGGAAACATTGAAACACAGCGGTCTTGGAACCCCTGCTACACGTGCGGAAATTATAGAAAAAATCATTTCCGCCAATTATGTTGAGCGCCAGGGAAAAGAGTTAGTTCCCACTTCTAAGGGTATTCAGCTTATCAAACTTGTTCCTCCGGAATTGAAGCTTCCTGAACTTACTGCCAAGTGGGAGCAGCAATTAAATGATATTTCCCAAGGAAAGGCGTCACCCCAAAAGTTTATCGCCGGTATAAGGGAATATACACAAGAACTTGTATCCAATATTATAGAAAGTACCAACACCTTTAAACAGGACAATATTACCGGAAACAGGTGTCCCAAATGCAACCAATTTTTACTCTCAGTCAAAACCAAACGGGGTCGCAGCCTGGTCTGCCCCGATCGCAACTGTGGCCACCGGCAATTAGAAGCAGTTACAACAAACAAGCGCTGCCCGCAATGTAAGAAAAGAAAAATGGAAATTAGAGAAGGTAAGAATGGAAAGATTATTGCCTGTACCAACTGCCGCTATCAGGAAAAATACGTGCCGGAACAAAAACGTGAAGCAAGGGTAAATATAAAAGCGTACAGTAACTCAAAACCATTAGCAACCAGCTTGGCTGAGTTAGCTAACTTTAAGTTTATCAACAAAAATGAAAAAGATTGA
- a CDS encoding LysM peptidoglycan-binding domain-containing protein, whose translation MDINQIPCPSGRYWRVKEGDTLYLIALQLGTTVTELRRLNPNVDPTNLRIGQQICLPVEQFCASKVFWEVAPGDTLYSIARATGTTVKKLLELNPNINTQNLQVGQAICLPE comes from the coding sequence ATGGATATAAATCAAATACCTTGTCCTTCCGGTCGTTACTGGCGAGTAAAAGAGGGGGATACTTTATATCTAATTGCGTTACAGTTAGGTACGACGGTGACTGAGCTTAGAAGATTAAACCCTAATGTTGATCCTACTAACCTCAGAATAGGTCAGCAAATTTGCCTGCCAGTCGAACAATTTTGCGCTTCAAAAGTGTTTTGGGAAGTGGCACCCGGTGATACTTTATATAGTATTGCCCGTGCCACAGGAACTACAGTAAAAAAGTTGTTAGAGCTAAACCCTAATATAAATACTCAAAACCTTCAAGTTGGGCAAGCAATTTGTTTGCCAGAATAA